The following coding sequences lie in one Manis javanica isolate MJ-LG chromosome X, MJ_LKY, whole genome shotgun sequence genomic window:
- the UBQLN2 gene encoding ubiquilin-2, which translates to MAENGESSGTPRPSRGPAEAQGLTSTPAEPKIIKVTVKTPKEKEEFAVPENSSVQQFKEAISKRFKSQTDQLVLIFAGKILKDQDTLIQHGIHDGLTVHLVIKSQNRPQGQSTQPTNAAGTNTTSVSTPRSNSTPISTNSNPFGLGSLGGLAGLSSLGLSSTNFSELQNQMQQQLLSSPEMMIQIMENPFVQSMLSNPDLMRQLIMANPQMQQLIQRNPEISHLLNNPDIMRQTLEIARNPAMMQEMMRNQDLALSNLESIPGGYNALRRMYTDIQEPMLNAAQEQFGGNPFASVGSSSSSGEGTQPSRTENRDPLPNPWAPPPTTQSSATTSTTTNSGSGSGSSSSSATGNTVAAANYVASIFSTPGMQSLLQQITENPQLIQNMLSAPYMRSMMQSLSQNPDLAAQMMLNSPMFTANPQLQEQMRPQLPAFLQQMQNPDTLSAMSNPRAMQALMQIQQGLQTLATEAPGLIPSFTPGVGVGVLGTAIGPVGPVTPIGPIVPFTPIGPIGPIGPTGPAGPPGSTGSGGPPGPTVSSSAPSETTSSTSEPGPSQQFIQQMVQALAGANPPQLPNPEVRFQQQLEQLNAMGFLNREANLQALIATGGDINAAIERLLGSQPS; encoded by the coding sequence ATGGCTGAGAATGGCGAGAGCAGCGGCACCCCGCGCCCCTCCCGCGGCCCTGCTGAGGCCCAGGGCCTTACATCTACCCCGGCCGAACCCAAAATTATCAAAGTCACAGTGAAGACCCccaaagagaaagaggaatttgCAGTGCCCGAGAATAGCTCAGTCCAGCAGTTTAAGGAAGCAATTTCGAAACGCTTCAAATCCCAAACCGATCAGCTAGTGCTGATTTTTGCCGGAAAGATATTAAAAGATCAAGATACCTTGATCCAGCACGGCATCCATGATGGGCTGACTGTTCACCTTGTCATCAAAAGCCAGAACCGACCTCAGGGCCAGTCCACACAGCCTACTAATGCCGCGGGAACTAATACCACCTCCGTGTCAACTCCCAGGAGTAACTCCACACCTATTTCCACAAATAGCAACCCATTTGGGTTGGGGAGCCTGGGAGGACTTGCAGGCCTTAGCAGCCTGGGTTTAAGCTCGACCAACTTCTCTGAGCTCCAGAACCAGATGCAGCAGCAGCTCCTGTCCAGCCCTGAGATGATGATCCAAATCATGGAAAATCCCTTTGTTCAGAGCATGCTTTCTAATCCCGATCTGATGAGGCAGCTCATTATGGCCAATCCACAGATGCAACAATTAATTCAGAGAAACCCAGAAATCAGTCACCTGCTCAACAACCCAGATATAATGAGGCAGACCCTCGAAATCGCCAGGAATCCAGCCATGATGCAAGAAATGATGAGAAATCAAGACCTAGCTCTCAGCAATCTTGAAAGCATCCCAGGTGGCTACAACGCTCTACGGCGCATGTACACTGACATTCAAGAACCCATGCTAAATGCCGCACAAGAGCAGTTTGGGGGTAATCCGTTTGCCTCAGTGGGGAGCAGTTCCTCCTCTGGGGAAGGTACACAGCCCTCCCGCACAGAAAATAGAGATCCACTACCCAACCCATGGGCGCCACCACCGACTACCCAGAGCTCTGCGACCACCAGCACAACCACGAATAGTGGCAGTGGGTCTGGCAGTAGCTCTAGCAGTGCAACAGGGAACACTGTGGCTGCAGCTAATTATGTTGCCAGCATCTTCAGTACCCCAGGAATGCAGAGCTTGCTGCAACAGATAACTGAAAACCCCCAGCTGATCCAGAATATGCTGTCTGCGCCCTACATGAGAAGCATGATGCAGTCGCTGAGCCAGAATCCAGATTTGGCTGCACAAATGATGCTGAATAGCCCAATGTTTACTGCAAATCCTCAGCTGCAGGAGCAGATGCGTCCACAGCTCCCAGCTTTCCTGCAGCAGATGCAGAATCCAGACACTCTGTCAGCTATGTCAAACCCAAGAGCAATGCAGGCTTTAATGCAGATCCAACAGGGGCTACAGACATTAGCCACTGAAGCACCGGGCCTCATTCCAAGCTTTACTCCAGGTGTAGGGGTAGGGGTACTGGGAACGGCTATAGGTCCTGTAGGCCCAGTCACACCCATAGGCCCCATAGTCCCATTTACCCCCATAGGTCCCATTGGACCCATAGGACCCACTGGCCCTGCAGGTCCTCCTGGCTCCACTGGTTCTGGTGGCCCCCCTGGTCCGACCGTGTCTAGCTCTGCACCCAGTGAAACCACAAGCTCAACATCAGAACCTGGACCCAGCCAGCAGTTCATTCAGCAAATGGTGCAGGCCCTGGCTGGAGCAAATCCTCCACAGCTGCCGAATCCAGAAGTCAGATTTCAGCAACAACTGGAACAGCTCAACGCAATGGGGTTCTTAAACCGTGAAGCAAACTTGCAGGCTCTAATAGCAACAGGAGGCGACATCAATGCAGCCATTGAGAGGCTGCTGGGCTCCCAGCCATCCTAA